The DNA window CACCCCTTTTTCCACCAGCCGGCGGGCCAGCAGACAGCCCTGGCCAAAGTCCGTCCGGCCGTATTCGTCCCGCAGTTTCTCCGGTTCCTGGTCCAGATCAAAAACGTTCACCTTGGGACTCAGTACAAACTGGCTGGTTTGTTCGTAGACGGCTTTCTTCTCACTGACGGCCAGCGATCCGCCGTCGGCCGCGAACTGCTGATCCAACTGCTCCGTTAACGCCAGACGTCGCTGGAGCGTGGCCGGATCGACGGTCGGCATCACGTTGTCGGGCACCTTGCCCGGCGTGTCGACCTTGAACGATTCGTATTTGGCGCCGAGCAGGCCCGAGTTCACGTCGCGCGTTTTGATCCGCGGCTTGCCGATACGGACAAACGCCGGCAAATCGAACGAGGCGTCGAACCGGTCCCGGGCGACGACCGATCCCCAGGTTGGGTAGGGCAGCGTCGGGTTCAAACGATAGCCGGTGCGGACCAGCTTGATGGCGCGAAAATGGTCCGCCTCGTTGCTGACCATAGAGCGGATCAGCGCGATCTTGTCGGCGACCTCCGCCATCCTGGGCCAAAGTTCGGCGAAGTGCACGCCCGGCAGCTTCGTCGGAATGGCGCCCATCGGCCCCTGGTTGGGCGAGCCGACCTTGGGGTTGAACGATTCGAACTGGCTAGGACCGCCGTCCATCCACAGCAAAATCATCGACCGCTGGTTCTTCTGCAGCTCATCGGCCCGGGCAATCAGCATGTCGCGCCAGCCCAGACTCAACGCTCCCGCCCCGGCTCCTGCGGACAGTTGCCGCAGGAAACTTCGGCGATGCAGAACTCCATGGCCATTGGCGGCCACGTTAAGGAAGGGTCGAATCAATGCCATAGGGGACCTGCCACGGGCAGAAGGAGAGATATAAAGTGGGGACGATCCATCAACTGTTGTAAATCAATCGTCGCCCACCGGTCAAGAGTTATCAGTCAGAATCGACCGAGAACGGCCGACGCCAGGGCCGGTTTTAGCGACCGTTTGCCGGCCGCGAGGGAGGACTTCCCCCTCCGTTTTTTCACGGACCCCCGCGGTACCAGGCCGGCGTGCCGAACCAGTCGTGCATCTCTTTCTCAAACGGCGCCACGACGGATGCCGGTTCGCGCAGATGGCCCCGGTCGCCCGATTCGATCATCCAGGTCTGCAGGGCGGCCCGTAACTGCAGCAGGGCGGCCCGATGCTCGGGCTCCGCCGAGTCGACCAGGTTATGGATCTCATGCGGGTCCGTCTTGGTGTCGTACAGCTCTTCGGGCGGCAAACGCGGCTGCATCAGCTGCAGCGGGGCGCCGTGTAGTTTGCCCGCGGCCGCCAGTTCCCGCATGAGCGGCTTGACCGGGAAGCACTTCTCTTTGTACCGGTTGAGCGAAGTGAACGAGACCTCGGGCGTAAAGTTCCGCAAATAATGGTAACGAGCCCCGCGGACGGACCGGATCCGGTTCTGCGTTTCGTCGATCCGGTCCCGCGCACTAAAGGCAAACCGTCGCGGCGGGTCGGCCGTCGGGCCCAGGAACACGCGGCTTTGCATGGCGATCGGTCGCTCAATCCGGGCGATCGCCAGCGTGGTCGCCGTGATGTCCAGCAAACTCACCACCCGATCGCTGACCTTCCCAGGTTGGAAGTCGCGGGGCGGCGCCGCCGCCTGAGGCCAGTAGACTATCAGCGGCACGTGCAG is part of the Lignipirellula cremea genome and encodes:
- a CDS encoding DUF1501 domain-containing protein, with translation MALIRPFLNVAANGHGVLHRRSFLRQLSAGAGAGALSLGWRDMLIARADELQKNQRSMILLWMDGGPSQFESFNPKVGSPNQGPMGAIPTKLPGVHFAELWPRMAEVADKIALIRSMVSNEADHFRAIKLVRTGYRLNPTLPYPTWGSVVARDRFDASFDLPAFVRIGKPRIKTRDVNSGLLGAKYESFKVDTPGKVPDNVMPTVDPATLQRRLALTEQLDQQFAADGGSLAVSEKKAVYEQTSQFVLSPKVNVFDLDQEPEKLRDEYGRTDFGQGCLLARRLVEKGVSFVEVFGHGSKNDAGWDTHGNGFRDTPNLCGETDPAYSTLLRDLEDRGLLENTLVVWMGEFGRTPKIKKDGGRDHYAKGWQASLSGAGIKTGQVIGATDKDGVDATDRPVGVSDLFVTFCHCLGMDPHHEYVTREDQPIQLVKGGELISELF